The Agrobacterium vitis sequence CAATAACGGCGATGCCGCCACCCGCATCCGGGAAATCGCCGGTCTTGGCTTTGAAAGTTTCGAGCCGTTTTTCTGGCAGACGACCAAGGGCCAGAACCTTGCCGAACTCGGCAAGCGCTGCGTCGATGCCATCGGCGACCGGGACATCACCATTTCGACGCTCGGCATGTTCGGCAATCCGCTTGAGGAAACCGACATCGACTTTGAGACGCTGGAGGGCTGGAAACAATGCATCGATAATGCCCATCATTTCGGTGCTACTTGCGTTGCCGGCTTTACCGGGCGGCTGCGAGGTAAGGTATTGACGGACAGCCTGCCACGCTACCGCGAAATTTGGAGCGAACTGGCCAAGCGCGCTGCCGACAAGGGCATTCGCATCGCCTTTGAAAACTGCGCCATGGACGGCAACTGGCAGAGCGGAGACTGGAATATTGCCCATAACCCCGATGCCTGGGAGTTGATGTTCAACGAGACCCCGGATGACAATATCGGCCTTGAATGGGAACCCTGCCATCAGATGGTCTACCTGATCGATCCCCTGCCGCAGATCCGCAAATGGGCATCCAAGATCTTCCACGTGCACGGCAAGGATGCCACCATTCGCTGGGATGTCATTCGTGAACACGGCATTTTCGGCAAGGAGCCGTTCGTGTTCATGCGCACACCGGGCTTCGGCGACAGCAATTGGACCAATGTGATCAGCGAGTTGCGCCTTGCCGGCTATAGCGGCGCGATCGATATCGAAGGCTGGCATGATCCCGTCTATCGCGACGCTTTGGAAATGACCGGCCAGGTCCATGCCCTCAACCATCTGAAGCAGGCGCGTGGCGGCGATTTTATCGACGAAACCGCCGTCTATGGCGGGGGAGACCCAACGCTGAAATAGCATGAAGTCTCGAGATCGTCCGGCATGGAGGTGCCGGGCGATTGGAGGACGGGATAGAAACGGAGGAGGAAACCCATGATCATCAACAGACGTGCCTTGATCGCTGTGCTGGCTCTTGCCACGGCTTGCCCGCTTGCATCGACCGCCCGGGCGGACGACGTTACACTCAATCTCTGGTCGCTCGACAAGGATATCCAGCCTGCGCCCAATCTGGTCAAGCAATTCAACGCGCTCAACAATGGCATCAAGATCGAGTATCGGCTCCTTCAGTTCGACGATGTCGTAACGGAAGCGATGCGCGCCTATTCGACCGGACAGGCGCCAGATATCATCGCGGTCGATAATCCGGAACACGCGCTGTTTGCCTCGCGGGGTGCTTTCCTCGATCTCACCGACATGATCGCCAAGTCGGATGTGATCAAGCCACAGAACTATTTTCCGGGACCGCTTGCGTCTGTGACCTGGAAGGAGCGCTATTTCGGCGTGCCGAAAGCCACCAACACCATCGCGCTCTACTACAACCGCGACATGTTCAAGGCTAAGGGGCTCGATCCACTCAAGCCACCGCAGACCTGGGACGAACTTGTGGCCGCTGCCCGCAAGCTGAACGACCCGGCTAAGAACGTCTACGGCCTGGCTTTTTCCGCCAAGGCCAGTGAAGAGGGAACGTTCCAGTTTCTGCCCTGGGCGCAGATGGGCGGCGGCGGCTATGACCATATCAATGCTCCGGGCGCGGTAAAGGCGCTGGAGACCTGGAAAACCATCATGATCGAAAAACTGGCCTCGCCGGATACGCTGACCCGCGGCCAGTGGGATTCGACCGGTACGTTTAATTCCGGCAATGCCGCCATGGCGATTTCG is a genomic window containing:
- a CDS encoding sugar phosphate isomerase/epimerase family protein, with protein sequence MSNPAKSIRIGTMISGNNGDAATRIREIAGLGFESFEPFFWQTTKGQNLAELGKRCVDAIGDRDITISTLGMFGNPLEETDIDFETLEGWKQCIDNAHHFGATCVAGFTGRLRGKVLTDSLPRYREIWSELAKRAADKGIRIAFENCAMDGNWQSGDWNIAHNPDAWELMFNETPDDNIGLEWEPCHQMVYLIDPLPQIRKWASKIFHVHGKDATIRWDVIREHGIFGKEPFVFMRTPGFGDSNWTNVISELRLAGYSGAIDIEGWHDPVYRDALEMTGQVHALNHLKQARGGDFIDETAVYGGGDPTLK
- a CDS encoding ABC transporter substrate-binding protein codes for the protein MIINRRALIAVLALATACPLASTARADDVTLNLWSLDKDIQPAPNLVKQFNALNNGIKIEYRLLQFDDVVTEAMRAYSTGQAPDIIAVDNPEHALFASRGAFLDLTDMIAKSDVIKPQNYFPGPLASVTWKERYFGVPKATNTIALYYNRDMFKAKGLDPLKPPQTWDELVAAARKLNDPAKNVYGLAFSAKASEEGTFQFLPWAQMGGGGYDHINAPGAVKALETWKTIMIEKLASPDTLTRGQWDSTGTFNSGNAAMAISGPWELDRMLKEAKFDWGVALLPVPSPGAERSSGMGDFNWAIFSSTKHPAEAFKALEFFASQDKDMFKNFGQLPARSDIAIPPSGSPLKDAALQVFLEQMKYAKPRGPHPAWPKISKAIQDAIQAALTGQMTPKDALDQAQKKIKAALG